In Brassica rapa cultivar Chiifu-401-42 chromosome A06, CAAS_Brap_v3.01, whole genome shotgun sequence, a single window of DNA contains:
- the LOC103875117 gene encoding protein AIG2 A yields MTSSNQSPSHNVFVYGSFQEPSVVNLILECDPVTISAQLHGYHLYRLKGRLHPCISPSENGLINGKILTGLTDAQLENLDMIEGDEYVRKTVEVVLTETSEKMQVETFVWANKDDPHLYGEWDFEEWKKLHMEKFIEASKKFIEWKKNPDGRSREEFVKFVEEDITAA; encoded by the exons ATGACTAGTTCTAATCAGTCTCCATCGCACAATGTCTTCGTCTACGGCAGTTTCCAAGAACCATCCGTCGTCAACTTGATCCTCGAATGCGATCCTGTCACCATCTCCGCTCAACTCCACGGCTA TCATCTGTATAGGCTCAAAGGACGTTTGCATCCATGTATCTCTCCTTCTGAGAACGGACTTATCAACGGAAAG ATACTAACTGGACTAACAGATGCTCAGCTAGAGAATTTAGATATGATTGAAGGAGATGAGTATGTGAGGAAGACTGTTGAAGTTGTGTTAACT GAAACATCCGAGAAGATGCAAGTGGAAACCTTTGTGTGGGCTAACAAGGATGATCCTCATTTGTATGGAGAATGGGATTTCGAG GAGTGGAAGAAGCTTCACATGGAGAAATTCATAGAGGCGTCGAAGAAGTTCATTGAATGGAAGAAGAATCCAGATGGGAGATCAAGGGAAGAGTTTGTCAAATTCGTAGAAGAAGATATTACCGCGGCCTGA